A genomic segment from Necator americanus strain Aroian chromosome III, whole genome shotgun sequence encodes:
- a CDS encoding hypothetical protein (NECATOR_CHRIII.G9496.T1) — MQTDPRPFIVVAVVTESVELTTDTHNVPPVAVQRLPPRPPPRPPPPPPAPSVLMDTQNGDKCLFQSMICVKIKSADRF; from the coding sequence ATGCAAACCGATCCTCGTCCCTTCATCGTAGTCGCCGTTGTCACCGAGTCCGTTGAGCTGACCACAGACACACACAACGTGCCCCCCGTCGCCGTCCAAAGGTTACCTCCTCGTCCTCCTCCtcgtcctcctcctcctcctcctgctCCGTCTGTTTTGATGGACACACAAAACGGTGACAAATGTTTGTTCCAGTCGATGATTtgtgtgaaaataaaatcggCTGACCGCTTTTAA